The Metabacillus litoralis genome contains a region encoding:
- the sigH gene encoding RNA polymerase sporulation sigma factor SigH yields MNTVLEPIVDYAGLEDKVLVEMAHNGDSESLSFLINKYQHFVRSKVRPYFLIGADKEDLVQEGMIGLYKAIRDYREDKMASFYAFAELCISRQIITAIKTASRQKHGPLNSSISLDKPLTNEDSNYTLLDMIAGEKVTNPESLLINKEKVNEIERKIDELLSDLERRVLTLYMDGQSYMEISEELNTHVKSIDNALQRVKRKLERHFEISKVV; encoded by the coding sequence ATGAACACTGTATTAGAACCAATTGTCGATTATGCTGGATTAGAGGATAAAGTGTTGGTCGAGATGGCTCATAATGGTGACAGCGAGTCATTGTCCTTTTTAATTAACAAGTATCAGCATTTTGTGCGCTCGAAGGTTAGGCCGTATTTCTTAATAGGAGCCGATAAAGAAGATCTTGTTCAAGAAGGAATGATCGGGTTATATAAGGCGATTCGTGATTATCGTGAAGACAAAATGGCTTCTTTTTATGCATTTGCTGAGCTTTGTATTTCTAGACAAATTATAACTGCAATTAAAACTGCTTCTCGCCAAAAGCATGGTCCATTAAATTCATCTATTTCCTTGGACAAGCCTCTTACTAATGAAGATTCTAACTATACGTTGCTGGATATGATTGCAGGGGAAAAAGTAACAAATCCTGAATCTTTGCTTATTAATAAGGAAAAAGTGAACGAAATAGAACGGAAGATTGATGAATTGCTAAGTGATTTGGAAAGAAGAGTATTGACTCTATATATGGACGGACAATCATATATGGAAATATCAGAAGAATTGAATACACATGTTAAATCAATTGACAATGCTCTTCAACGTGTAAAACGTAAACTAGAACGTCACTTTGAGATTAGCAAGGTTGTGTGA